Proteins encoded together in one Musa acuminata AAA Group cultivar baxijiao chromosome BXJ3-6, Cavendish_Baxijiao_AAA, whole genome shotgun sequence window:
- the LOC135641347 gene encoding stigma-specific STIG1-like protein 3, with protein MKQATVILVAIAITVALAPTAIGDIGGGRKSRFLAATDANGKKKCSIDPSACYSAGSPGQRCCGDQCVDTGSDRFNCGECGRLCKFTQACCGGKCVNLAVDKKHCGSCFNRCNKTCLYGLCDYA; from the coding sequence ATGAAGCAAGCCACCGTCATCCTCGTGGCGATAGCCATAACCGTAGCTCTCGCTCCGACAGCCATTGGAGACATAGGCGGAGGCCGGAAGAGCCGATTCCTGGCGGCGACGGACGCGAACGGCAAGAAGAAGTGTAGCATCGATCCTTCGGCCTGTTACAGCGCCGGGAGCCCGGGGCAGCGCTGCTGCGGCGACCAGTGCGTCGACACGGGCAGCGACCGCTTCAACTGCGGCGAGTGCGGCAGGCTGTGTAAGTTCACGCAGGCGTGCTGCGGCGGCAAGTGCGTCAACTTGGCCGTCGACAAGAAGCACTGCGGGAGCTGCTTCAACCGGTGCAACAAGACCTGCTTATATGGGCTGTGTGACTACGCTTAA